One genomic region from Chthonomonas calidirosea T49 encodes:
- a CDS encoding S1C family serine protease — MATDQWKELTHLSQALENLASLVAKSVVRVDDGTSLTASGIIWSAEGIIVATSHGVERDEELAVELHDGTMLAATLVGRDHDSDIAVLRVDKVDLPILEKVPEPGPKVGQLALAVARPGTFGLCATMGLVSARIETQRLGLPEHIIYTDAQFPPGFSGGALVNVQGQLLGLIDRIFARGHGVALGVPVIQHAVESLLTHGRIPHAYLGVKIQTVSLPPHLQNLLGVHQDKAVMCVHIETDSAAERAGLLPGDILLAIADTPITDPVTLRRVLRTLQAGQTVELKLVRGGVLTTLQITLGNAL, encoded by the coding sequence ATGGCAACTGACCAATGGAAAGAGTTGACCCATCTCTCACAAGCTCTTGAGAACCTTGCGAGCCTCGTTGCAAAATCTGTGGTTCGAGTAGATGATGGAACGAGCCTGACGGCAAGTGGTATTATCTGGTCGGCGGAGGGGATCATCGTTGCGACCTCGCACGGTGTGGAAAGGGATGAGGAGCTTGCCGTTGAGTTGCACGACGGCACCATGCTCGCAGCCACGTTGGTAGGACGCGACCACGATAGCGATATCGCCGTACTGCGCGTAGATAAGGTAGATTTACCTATTCTGGAAAAAGTCCCCGAGCCGGGCCCCAAGGTCGGCCAACTCGCTTTAGCGGTGGCACGCCCAGGCACTTTCGGGCTTTGCGCCACAATGGGCCTTGTGAGTGCCCGTATAGAGACGCAACGGCTTGGTCTGCCGGAACATATTATCTACACAGATGCTCAGTTTCCACCAGGTTTTTCAGGGGGCGCTTTGGTAAACGTGCAGGGCCAACTTCTGGGGTTGATCGATCGCATCTTTGCCCGCGGCCATGGGGTTGCGCTTGGCGTACCTGTTATTCAACATGCGGTGGAATCGCTACTTACCCACGGACGTATTCCTCATGCCTATCTTGGTGTCAAAATACAAACGGTTAGTTTGCCGCCTCATCTACAAAACCTTTTAGGAGTCCACCAAGACAAAGCCGTGATGTGTGTACATATCGAAACGGACAGTGCAGCCGAGCGTGCCGGCCTTCTCCCTGGAGACATCCTCCTCGCGATTGCCGATACGCCTATCACCGATCCGGTTACTCTGCGACGTGTCCTGCGCACGCTGCAAGCTGGCCAAACGGTGGAGCTAAAACTTGTGCGAGGCGGCGTTCTCACAACGCTGCAGATAACGCTGGGCAACGCGCTTTAG
- a CDS encoding NAD-dependent epimerase/dehydratase family protein, which translates to MKILIIGGTGLISTAITNQLHERGADLTLYNRGRTQVRIPPGVKILHGDRRNYAEFEKQMQEAGPFDCVIDMVGFVPEDAESVIRAFRGRIEQFIFCSTVCVYGGPATRYPIREDEPRRPVTGYGANKAKCEDILLEAGQRGDFAVTIMRPSQTYGEGGTIVHSLGWRTTYIDRMRKGKPIIVHGDGSCLWAACHISDVAKGFIGAIGNPLAYGRCYNVTGEEWMTWNRYHEGVAEALGVPLPRLVHIPADVMAQIAPKRFSISIEIFQYPSIFDNRAAQADLGFEYTIPWVEGVKRTVAWLDAHGKIENSDEDPFDDRVIEAWERHGKMLAEELAALDA; encoded by the coding sequence ATGAAGATCCTTATCATCGGAGGCACTGGCCTCATCAGCACCGCGATCACAAATCAGCTTCATGAACGCGGTGCCGACCTCACCCTCTATAATCGGGGACGGACGCAAGTCCGTATTCCGCCAGGTGTGAAAATTCTGCACGGCGATAGACGTAACTACGCCGAGTTTGAGAAACAGATGCAGGAGGCCGGCCCTTTCGATTGCGTTATTGACATGGTTGGGTTCGTACCGGAAGATGCGGAAAGCGTGATACGTGCCTTTCGAGGGCGTATCGAGCAGTTCATTTTCTGTAGCACCGTATGTGTCTATGGCGGCCCGGCGACGCGCTACCCTATTCGAGAGGATGAACCGCGTCGTCCGGTGACCGGTTATGGGGCTAATAAGGCAAAATGTGAGGATATCTTGTTGGAAGCGGGGCAGCGGGGCGATTTTGCCGTTACCATCATGCGCCCCTCTCAGACGTACGGCGAGGGAGGTACTATTGTGCACAGTTTGGGTTGGCGCACCACCTATATTGACCGGATGCGCAAAGGCAAACCGATTATTGTGCATGGTGATGGCTCCTGTTTATGGGCGGCCTGCCACATCTCGGATGTTGCCAAAGGGTTCATTGGCGCCATTGGAAACCCGCTGGCCTACGGCCGTTGTTATAATGTTACCGGGGAGGAGTGGATGACATGGAACCGATATCATGAAGGAGTGGCCGAGGCGCTAGGCGTGCCCCTACCGCGGTTGGTGCACATTCCTGCCGACGTTATGGCGCAGATCGCTCCCAAGCGTTTTAGCATTAGCATCGAGATTTTTCAGTATCCCTCCATCTTCGACAATCGTGCAGCCCAGGCCGACCTCGGCTTCGAATACACGATACCTTGGGTTGAGGGAGTGAAGAGAACGGTTGCTTGGCTGGACGCTCACGGGAAAATAGAGAACAGCGATGAAGACCCCTTCGACGATAGGGTGATTGAAGCTTGGGAGCGCCATGGCAAGATGTTGGCCGAGGAGCTAGCCGCACTCGATGCATGA
- a CDS encoding LysR family transcriptional regulator: MDLKDLQLFCDLVETGSFSKTAQRNFITQSAVSQRMRILERELGRTLLSRQKGKGKVEVTDAGRLLYEGARSLVREAIALEERLKGYSDSIEGTVRIATVYSVGLHELPGRLKPFLRQYPQVSVHLEYSSTARIYNDVFSGAMDIGIVAVPTTHVGVEVLPFSDEPMALICPPEHPFARFETIRLHQLNGQNFVTFDVNIPTRKLVDERLRLAGVHVRIVNTCDNIEMLKNLVELGQGISLVPEITARKEAREGSLVIVPLAPEDAFCRPVGLLLRRRNPQRAVVRVLVEALIGKSKGEGPAKSSP, translated from the coding sequence ATGGACCTAAAAGACCTTCAACTGTTTTGCGATCTTGTGGAGACGGGTTCGTTTTCCAAGACGGCTCAACGCAACTTCATTACGCAGTCGGCGGTGAGCCAGCGTATGCGCATCTTGGAGCGCGAGCTGGGCCGCACCCTATTAAGTCGGCAAAAGGGTAAAGGGAAAGTGGAGGTGACGGATGCTGGACGGCTGCTATATGAAGGCGCCCGCTCTCTCGTGCGTGAGGCCATCGCCCTAGAAGAGCGACTGAAGGGCTACTCCGACTCCATTGAGGGCACAGTGCGCATTGCCACGGTCTACTCGGTTGGGTTGCATGAACTGCCTGGGCGCCTGAAACCGTTTTTGCGACAGTACCCGCAAGTGAGCGTACACTTGGAGTATAGTTCCACGGCGCGCATCTACAATGATGTGTTTTCGGGGGCGATGGACATCGGTATCGTGGCCGTACCCACGACCCATGTGGGGGTAGAGGTGTTGCCCTTTAGCGACGAGCCGATGGCCTTAATCTGTCCACCAGAGCATCCCTTCGCTCGATTTGAGACCATCCGTTTGCACCAACTCAACGGCCAGAATTTCGTAACCTTCGACGTAAATATCCCCACACGAAAACTGGTGGACGAGCGCTTGCGTCTGGCCGGGGTGCACGTTCGCATTGTCAACACTTGCGACAATATCGAGATGCTGAAAAATCTCGTGGAACTAGGGCAAGGTATCTCTCTTGTTCCCGAGATCACAGCACGCAAGGAGGCCCGAGAGGGAAGCCTTGTCATTGTGCCACTCGCGCCGGAAGATGCTTTTTGTCGGCCGGTAGGGTTGTTGTTAAGGAGAAGAAATCCGCAGCGTGCGGTGGTACGTGTGCTGGTGGAGGCTCTTATCGGCAAGTCAAAGGGTGAGGGGCCCGCGAAGTCGTCGCCGTGA
- a CDS encoding DUF72 domain-containing protein, translated as MHENGRADTRSVPIFIGTMGWGYTDWCGPFYPPNTEGRDQIRLYARCFNAVEIDSTFYASPKPQVVEGWYQATPEHFVFCPKVPKQITHELHLASSSHKLVKEFIVTMKRLKEKLGPILFQMPPDFRRSELAKLEGTLPLLDDLATTHGVRFAIEFRHRSLEGRDVAELLRRHRVALAAVDYIILSPKIEITTDFLYVRLIGRHGAFSHHNRIQQDKSERLQKWAEAIQCAADKVEKIFIFCNNDYEGFSPATCNRMRRLLGQGETVFPVDYQRDLFA; from the coding sequence ATGCATGAAAATGGACGTGCAGACACTCGTTCCGTTCCTATTTTTATCGGGACGATGGGGTGGGGCTATACCGATTGGTGCGGTCCGTTCTACCCACCGAATACGGAGGGAAGAGACCAAATACGGCTCTATGCACGGTGCTTCAACGCCGTTGAGATCGACTCCACCTTTTATGCTTCGCCAAAGCCTCAGGTGGTTGAGGGTTGGTATCAGGCAACGCCCGAGCATTTTGTCTTTTGTCCGAAAGTGCCAAAGCAGATCACCCATGAGCTTCATCTGGCGTCATCAAGCCATAAGCTTGTGAAAGAGTTTATAGTGACCATGAAGCGGCTGAAAGAGAAATTAGGCCCTATTCTATTTCAGATGCCGCCTGACTTTCGTCGGTCGGAACTAGCGAAGTTAGAGGGAACACTGCCTCTTCTGGATGATCTTGCGACGACGCATGGGGTGCGTTTTGCTATAGAGTTTCGCCATCGTTCTCTTGAGGGTAGGGATGTGGCGGAGCTCTTGCGTCGGCATCGGGTGGCGCTAGCGGCTGTGGACTACATTATTTTATCGCCGAAGATAGAGATCACAACCGATTTCCTCTACGTGCGACTTATCGGGCGGCATGGGGCTTTTTCTCATCACAATAGGATTCAGCAAGATAAGAGCGAACGGCTTCAAAAATGGGCAGAGGCCATCCAATGCGCTGCCGACAAAGTAGAAAAGATCTTTATCTTTTGCAATAACGATTACGAGGGCTTTTCACCGGCCACATGCAACCGCATGCGTCGGTTATTGGGGCAGGGAGAAACCGTGTTTCCGGTTGACTATCAACGTGACCTTTTTGCTTAG
- a CDS encoding retropepsin-like aspartic protease, with the protein MATGTKWVLLAITAFALLVPQGGSAETADDLFRDGKFLEAAQAYRIQLRHTPNDIAARLGLVRTLLRLDGVHWQEAIQEAATAVRLAPKDADAHGLYALALWRGGRVEEARAETERSLQCDPKNYYGLVAQGKLYLWDNEDEKATEVLQKAIELYPQRDTAYAYWLMALPGENYDQALLQKYLKAYLNLHPMGHPHNEIVHWLVHTRMKETQTAKPTMDWIGVSKDRVKAAEDGSGPPITYTVPVEWQDGLMVLPVKINGQSFKLLFDTGASNVIALTRSAIVRLGLRSEGQTVARGVRGEEETNVYRAHSVQLGPQELQDYDIASVGDNSVPEDGIFGGANLKHCVVTISFQENTCTIVEGKNATAPPPLAGDIITSVPFHLFQGYIFLPVLLGDRTRVEWAMLDTGAAPLGILSLLTARELARKENVDSYREVDLPLPLGVGSKNGTFRALLFAFSIDLTLAHPQGSPFLMELNPILGASIMEDLSQDFDFQLSALVGMPFLAHARRVTIDYPHQILTLELANQ; encoded by the coding sequence ATGGCTACGGGCACAAAGTGGGTTCTTCTTGCCATAACTGCCTTTGCCCTTCTTGTCCCGCAGGGAGGGAGTGCTGAAACGGCCGATGATCTCTTTCGTGATGGAAAATTTCTGGAGGCAGCACAGGCGTATCGGATCCAGTTAAGGCACACACCGAACGATATTGCGGCGCGGTTAGGACTGGTACGTACGCTGCTACGTTTGGATGGAGTACATTGGCAGGAGGCCATTCAGGAGGCAGCCACCGCTGTGCGCTTGGCACCGAAGGATGCTGACGCACACGGGCTGTATGCGCTTGCGCTATGGCGCGGAGGCCGTGTTGAGGAGGCACGAGCGGAGACGGAGCGCTCTTTGCAATGCGATCCAAAAAACTACTATGGCCTTGTCGCGCAAGGGAAGCTGTATTTATGGGATAATGAAGATGAGAAGGCCACCGAGGTGTTGCAGAAGGCTATTGAACTCTATCCCCAGCGCGATACGGCCTACGCCTACTGGTTGATGGCTTTGCCGGGGGAGAATTACGACCAAGCGCTTCTCCAAAAATACTTGAAAGCCTATCTAAATCTTCATCCAATGGGACATCCTCATAACGAGATAGTCCATTGGCTGGTTCACACGCGAATGAAAGAGACACAGACGGCAAAACCTACGATGGATTGGATAGGGGTGTCTAAAGACCGCGTAAAGGCGGCAGAGGATGGCAGCGGCCCTCCGATAACCTACACGGTGCCCGTAGAGTGGCAGGATGGGTTGATGGTGCTTCCGGTGAAGATCAACGGGCAAAGTTTTAAGCTACTGTTCGATACGGGTGCTTCGAACGTGATCGCCCTCACGCGCAGCGCCATTGTGCGACTTGGTCTGCGTTCGGAAGGGCAGACGGTGGCGCGCGGAGTTCGTGGCGAGGAGGAGACCAACGTCTATCGCGCGCATAGCGTTCAATTAGGCCCTCAAGAGCTACAGGACTACGATATCGCCTCGGTGGGCGACAACTCCGTTCCGGAAGACGGCATCTTTGGCGGAGCGAACCTAAAGCATTGTGTGGTAACTATCTCTTTTCAAGAAAATACCTGCACGATTGTGGAGGGCAAGAACGCGACCGCGCCTCCCCCTTTAGCGGGGGATATAATAACCTCGGTGCCATTTCACCTCTTTCAGGGCTATATTTTTCTGCCCGTTTTACTTGGCGATAGAACGCGCGTGGAGTGGGCGATGCTGGACACAGGGGCTGCGCCTCTCGGAATCCTCTCACTTCTCACGGCGCGGGAGCTGGCTCGCAAGGAGAATGTGGACTCCTATAGAGAGGTAGACCTGCCTCTGCCTCTGGGGGTTGGCTCCAAAAACGGTACCTTCCGTGCCCTGCTTTTTGCCTTTTCTATAGACCTGACCCTAGCGCATCCACAGGGAAGCCCGTTCCTCATGGAGCTCAATCCTATTCTAGGGGCTTCGATCATGGAGGATTTGAGCCAAGATTTCGACTTTCAACTTTCCGCACTTGTGGGTATGCCCTTCCTCGCCCATGCCCGTAGAGTAACAATTGACTATCCCCATCAAATACTTACCCTGGAGCTCGCCAACCAATGA
- a CDS encoding diguanylate cyclase, whose translation MRILIVEDSRISLRLLEELLRKAHHEVVSAVDGAEAWRIFQEQHFDAIISDWMMPNMDGLTLCRKVRSATERPYCYFILLTSRDQREDKQAGMEAGADDFLVKPPDPTDLMARLGVAQRILDMQERLRAQSAQMQELMSYLELSNKRFAELYMGLPIACVTCDLEGRVQEWNRASEQLFGIRAQEAVQHFLWETLYPAEKEWELRDKLHALQKGAGGGLEEEWCYAHPDSNPRHLVCYSIPLKGHNDAVVGAIMAHVDITSRVLLEQQLSEQLALSQRLNAELDRQRRDLARANQKLEELSTLDPLTGLANRRLFWERINEYFAQATRTKLPLSLLLFDVDHFKSYNDSYGHSAGDKLLHILGELLRGLGRTEDLVARYGGEEFAMVLPATDAAGAKAVAERIRTLVENHCWPLRAVTISIGIATYDATQSIQSVQQLIDAADVALYKAKQEGRNRVVVYDPKKHRFEGKEEQAA comes from the coding sequence ATGAGAATCTTGATCGTAGAGGATAGTCGAATATCCCTCCGTTTGTTGGAGGAGCTACTAAGAAAAGCCCATCATGAGGTAGTTTCTGCAGTAGATGGCGCTGAGGCCTGGAGGATATTTCAAGAGCAGCACTTCGATGCAATTATCTCTGACTGGATGATGCCCAATATGGATGGTCTTACGCTGTGTAGGAAGGTTCGTAGTGCTACCGAAAGGCCGTATTGCTATTTCATTCTGCTCACCTCGCGCGATCAGCGAGAGGATAAGCAGGCCGGAATGGAGGCCGGTGCCGACGACTTCTTGGTGAAGCCTCCCGATCCCACCGACCTTATGGCGCGCTTGGGGGTGGCACAGCGTATTCTCGACATGCAGGAGCGGTTGCGTGCCCAATCGGCACAGATGCAAGAACTGATGAGCTATTTGGAGCTAAGCAACAAGCGTTTTGCCGAGCTTTATATGGGCCTTCCGATCGCCTGTGTTACCTGTGATCTGGAGGGGCGTGTTCAGGAGTGGAATCGGGCCAGCGAACAGCTTTTTGGAATTCGCGCTCAGGAGGCCGTTCAACATTTCTTATGGGAGACCCTCTATCCGGCAGAGAAGGAATGGGAGCTTCGAGATAAGCTCCATGCCTTACAAAAAGGAGCAGGAGGAGGGCTTGAGGAAGAGTGGTGCTACGCCCATCCCGATTCGAACCCGCGTCATCTGGTGTGCTACTCGATTCCTCTAAAAGGGCACAACGATGCGGTTGTGGGCGCCATTATGGCGCATGTAGACATCACCTCCCGTGTTCTACTAGAGCAGCAGCTGAGCGAGCAGTTAGCCTTGTCGCAGCGGCTGAACGCCGAGTTGGATAGACAGCGTAGGGACTTGGCGCGCGCCAACCAAAAATTAGAGGAGCTCTCCACCTTAGACCCCCTAACAGGCCTGGCCAATCGCCGACTCTTTTGGGAGAGAATCAACGAATATTTTGCACAGGCCACCCGAACCAAGCTGCCGTTATCGCTGCTGCTGTTCGATGTTGACCACTTCAAAAGCTATAACGATTCTTACGGCCACTCCGCTGGAGACAAACTGCTTCACATCTTGGGAGAGTTACTGCGTGGTCTGGGGCGCACGGAAGATCTCGTAGCTCGATATGGAGGCGAAGAGTTCGCTATGGTGTTGCCTGCCACCGATGCCGCAGGGGCAAAGGCAGTGGCCGAGCGCATACGAACTCTCGTAGAGAACCATTGTTGGCCTTTAAGGGCCGTAACGATCAGCATTGGCATTGCGACCTACGATGCAACGCAATCCATTCAGAGCGTACAGCAGTTAATAGATGCGGCGGATGTCGCTCTCTACAAGGCGAAGCAAGAGGGTCGGAACCGCGTCGTTGTCTACGATCCGAAAAAACATCGGTTTGAAGGCAAGGAAGAACAGGCCGCTTAA
- a CDS encoding helix-turn-helix transcriptional regulator, whose amino-acid sequence MNRSDFNSASPLVAIVARQHSMRQELQGLIEGLGRFRVAGAVANSAELSVRLPFWRPDIVLWDYDSNDRAALLSALILQNIALVVLCEPEHPWQELLDAPLHGRVFVLRNASETKIAVALEAALAAFTAWDSDLEQPTKNLPTTSPLEEDDAQNTLTNREREVLQLMAYGLPNKQIASRLGISLSTVKFHVASILEKLHVESRTEAVTEGIRRGLVSL is encoded by the coding sequence ATGAACCGCTCCGACTTTAACTCCGCCAGCCCTCTCGTCGCCATTGTCGCTCGACAGCACAGCATGCGCCAGGAGCTGCAGGGACTTATTGAGGGGTTGGGACGCTTTCGCGTTGCAGGAGCCGTAGCCAACAGCGCAGAGCTTTCCGTGCGCCTGCCCTTTTGGCGCCCCGATATCGTCCTTTGGGACTACGACAGCAACGATAGAGCCGCCCTACTTTCAGCCCTGATCCTTCAAAACATCGCGCTCGTTGTCCTTTGCGAACCGGAACACCCATGGCAAGAACTGCTTGATGCCCCCCTCCATGGCCGTGTTTTTGTGTTGCGAAACGCTTCCGAAACGAAAATCGCTGTAGCTCTTGAAGCCGCACTTGCTGCCTTTACCGCCTGGGATAGCGACCTTGAACAACCTACCAAGAACCTGCCAACAACATCGCCTTTAGAGGAGGACGATGCACAAAATACGCTGACCAATAGGGAACGAGAGGTACTTCAGCTTATGGCCTACGGCCTGCCGAACAAGCAGATCGCGTCCCGACTGGGAATAAGCCTCAGCACGGTGAAGTTCCATGTGGCCTCTATTCTCGAAAAGCTTCATGTGGAAAGCCGCACCGAAGCCGTCACAGAGGGCATTCGGCGCGGTCTTGTAAGCCTGTAG